The Persephonella sp. KM09-Lau-8 nucleotide sequence TTTATACATCGAAATAATCCTAAAGTAAAATGGGTAGGGAAAGTCCATGAAACTTTAAATGTTTCCGAAAGTTATGGAATACCCGTTTTTGTGAAGCATTACGGTTTTCAAGACTCTACAGTTTTAAGAAAAAAAGCTTTGCGTAATATAAAGTTATTAAGACAGGAACTAAAAGAATTAGACAAAAATTCCAAACAATACCATATAAAACTTTTTTATTTAGTACAATCTTACGCAGTTCTAACTTCTTATGATGCCAAATATACTAAACAAGTTATAAAATACGCCACACAATTCATAAACAACATAGTAGAAGAAACCAAATTTTTTGATATTTATGTATATGTTTATTTGATAGAAGCCCTTTTAAAGGAAAAAAGGTTTAAAGAAGCTCTGGAAAAAATAAAAGAAGCACAACAAATATTCCCAGATTATTTAGATATAATATTTCTTGAAGGAAAAGTATATTTAGAATTGGAAGAATATAATGAAGCGGTAGAAGCTTTTCTTAAGTTTATAACCTTAACAGATCAACACCTTAAAAATCCTTTTGTGTTATCAAAAGGACATGCCTTTGTTTCTGACAAACTATTAAATCTTCCTTATTACATTGAAAATATAATTCCTGAGGCCGTAATAAAATCTGACCAATATACCTTAGAAAAACTAATAAACTTATGGAAAGAAAAAAAGGGAGAATATTTAGGAATTCTGATAATAACCACAGCTAAGAAACTAAACCAAGATATCTCTAAATTTTTAAATAAATTTATAAACCTATATAACAACTCTTCAAAAGCCTTATCTTTTGCTTTAGTGTATGCAGAACATATGGGACACATTAATACGAAAAGTAAAATTATTAAGAGACTACAAAAAGTAGATCCCCAAAATAGTTTACTATGTTATTTTTCAGGCAAAGAAGCCTTAGAAAAAGGAAAATACGAAACTGCTTTGAAAGATTTAACAATATATTTTCAAAAAACCAAAAATCTTAATATAATTCCCGATATAAGAAAATGCTTGATAAATCTTAATCTAAAGGAAGAACTTAAAAGATTCGATGAAGAAATTAATAATCTAACTAAAAAATTAAAAACCACCTCCGATAATAAAACTCAACAAAAACAAAATCGGAGGTAATCAGTCATGGCACTGAGAATTAACTACAACTTCCAGGCAGACTTCACACATGCCAACCTATTAAGAACTGAATATAACATGAACAAATCCCTTGAAAGGTTGGCTACAGGTTACAGAATTAACAGAGCTGCAGACGACGCAGCAGGTCTCTACATTGCAGACCAGCTCAAAACCTATGTGGTATCTCTTGAACAGGGAACAAGAAATGCTGCCGACGGTGTAAGTATTGCTCAAATTGCTCAAGGTTCCCTTGCTGAAGTTTACAATATTCTAAATGACATTAAAGCCAAAACAATTCAGGCTGCCAACGATTCAAATGATGACACAGCAAGACAACAAATCCAGCAAGATATTAATAGTCTTGTTGACACTATTAGTAAAATCTTCAAAGATACAGAGTTTAATGGGGTTAATCTATTCTCTTCTGGAACAGTAGTAAGTTTTACAATACACTATGGAGGAAGAACAAATCAAGAACTCAAAATCACAGGAGATAAGGCAGGAGCAACAGCAGGAACTTCTGCTACCCGTGCATCCTCTGTTGTAATAGGAGATACAACCTATACTATAGACGTTACTTCTCAAACAAAAGCTAATGCTTCCGTATCCACTGTAGATGCTCTTATTAAAGCTGTCGACAACCTTGCTGCCAAGTTCGGTTCTTATCAAATTGAGCTTGAAAAAATTATCAATAACAACAACACACAAAGGGTTAACGTTTCTGAAGCTGAGTCTCGTATTAGAAATGTTGACTTCGCTAAAGAAATGTCCGAATTCACAAGAAACCAAATACTCATGCAATCTGGTACAGCTATGCTTGCACAGGCAAATCAGCTCCCACAACTTGTTTTACAGCTTCTCAGATAATAATTTTAATAGAGGGGAGTCTTTCTCCCCTTCTTTATAAATATCTGCCAATGGGCAGGTATTTATAAAGAAAATACTAAATACGGGGATAAGCCATGGATATCAAAAATGTTAATAATGTTATGGATAAGTCCCTTGTGGAAGGTCAGACTTTAGATCGAACTCGAACAAAAGAGATAAACAATTCTCCCGCTGAACAAATTGCCAAACAACAACAAGAAGAACTAAAGAATAGTTTACAAAAACTAGATAAAAAGCAACTAGAAGACTTATTCAAAGATATTAAAGAGAAATTTGATTACATGAACAAATATCTAAAAATAGAAATAGATAAAGATCTGCATGAACCTGTAATAAAGATAATGGATAAGCAAACAAACAAAGTCATAAGACAGATTCCCCCTGAATACGTCCTTGAACTTGCAAAAAGAATAGATGAGCTGGTAGGGCTCTTAATCAAAAAAGAGGTTTAAATCATGGCTGGCGAAATTTACTTAAGCAATCTTACTGGAGGATTTGATTACCAGCAGATTCTTGATAGTATGAGAGCTCTTAAAAGCCAGCAGATATATCTACTCCAATCCAGAGAAGATCAGATAAAACAGAAAAAATCAGCTTTGTCTGATTATGCAAAGATACTGAACGATTTTAAAAGTTACTTTAATAAAGTAACTGACCTGTTTGAGCTTGATAAGAAAAAAGTCAGTGTATCAGATGAAAATGTAATAGATGTCATAATAACAGATGACACTAAACTGATACCATCAACAATAGATATACAGGTAAATCAGCTTGCCAAAAATGATGTATGGCTTACAAATGGTGGTGTTGATGATCAAAATGAAGCAATATCTGACTTAGACTCAGCAACTCTAAGTATAACTTATCAGGGCAATACAATAGATGTTTCTTACGATAACACAATGTCTTTGAAGGACATAGTTTCACAGATAAATTCAACTGCAGCAAATAGTGATATGAACATATCAGCTTCGATATTCTATGATGGTTCCCAATATAGGCTTCTTATTCAGGGCAAAGATACAGGAAGCGATAATACAGTAACTATCTCTGATTCAGGAAATCTATCCTCAACTTTAGGAGACTTTTATCATGCACAAACAGCCCAGAATGCTCAAATCAGCATATATGACCAGACAATAGAAAGTTCAGATAATTCCTTTGAAAATGTTATTGCAGGCCTCACAATAAATGTAAAATCAACATCATCTTCCCCTGTAAACATAAACATTCAGCAGGATTTTGAGCCATTCATGGATGATTTACAAAAAATGATAGATAAATATAATGAGCTGGTAGATTTTATCAAAAACAACACAGGGGAAAATGGAATATTATCAGATGAAATATCAACTCTGCAGTCTGTAAGGTCTGGAATTTTTAATAGATTTGATCCTTTATTTGAATTGGGTATTCTAAGTGTTGATAAAGACACAGGCCATATCTCTATAGACAGCACAAAACTAAAAGATATGCTATACACAGATGAAGAAACAGTTAAAAGCAAAATTTCGCAGCTTAAAGATAATATGTATGATTATCTTATCTATATCACCGGTTCAGACAGCCCTATCAAACTTAAACAAAAAAGTTACGATAAACAGATACAGAATATAGAAGAATCCATAGAACTTCAGAAAAAAAGAATTGACGAAGAAATAAAATCATTAAAAATGCAATTTGTAGCACTGCAACAACTGATGGCACAGATGGAGGATATAAGACAGAGAATAGCCGCAACTTTTGGTAATGTTTCCTTACTAAATTCAAATCAATAAGAGGAGAGTTAAGTGATGACAAATCCCTATGATGTATATCTCAAAACAGACATATCAACAGCATCTCCAGTAAAACAGGTAATTATGCTTTACGACAAAGCAATTGCCTGTTTAAAAGCAGCTATAGAGGATATAAAAAATAATGATATCAAATCGAAAGTAAATAATATTAACAGGGCTACAGAAATAATCCTTGCATTGAACTCTTCTCTTGATATGGAAAAAGGTGGAGAAATAGCAAAAAATCTAAGGGAACTTTATGAGTTTTCTTACGGGAAAATCCTTGAAGCCCATGCCAGAAATGATATACAGCTTTTACAAGACATCGTGGAAATCTTAGAAAAACTAAGAGAAGGTTGGGAGGGAATATCATAGATTTAAGGCATTTATTTGACCAGATTTTTCTGGCACTTGAAAATGAAGACTATGAAAAAATCCAGCAACTCTCAAAACAACTTCAGGGGATAGATTTTTCCGGTCTATCCCCTGAAGAAGCAAAAGAAATAATCCAAAAAATAAATCAAATAGAAAAAATAACAGAAGAAAAACAAAAAAATATCATTTCAGCCATTGAAAAAAAGATGAATATGAAAAAATATCGATAATTATTTATAAAACTTCAGAAGGCTTAAATCCTTATTTTGCATTATAGAAGCAATTGTTGCCTCATACGCTGTCCTTGCTTTTTCTAACTCGGATATAGTTCCTGCATAATCTGCATCTTCCAGCTTAGAAACAAGTTCGGAAAAGTTCACCCTAAGGGTTTCATTCTGTTGTTTAAGATTATCTGCTATTCTTATTTGCTCTCCAAGCATAGATCTACGTTGAAGTATCTCATTTAACCCAATATCAAATGCTTCTATTACTGATACATTTCCGTAAGAATTTCCATCTATCTGAACATTTATATAATCTGCAGGATTATAAAGTCTTGATAAATCTCCTGAATCTATAATATCTATAATTTTGTCAATCACTTCTACTATGAGCATTTTGTTACTTGTTTCATTAACTCCCAGATATTCTTTACCGTTAAAGGTTGTGTTAAGTTCAACTCCTTTTGATACAGGGACAGTAGTTTCAACAAGTTCTCCCACATATGTTCCATCGGAAGCAAACGGATCAGTCTGGGATTTTACACCACCGAACAATCTGGAATCTCCCACCTGAACGTTGGCCTGATCAAGTATATAATCCCTCATTGATTTAAAGAAATCTTTAAGAATTTCTGCATCCTCAGCATCAAGAACTCCTACATTATGTAATCTTATTATCTCTACTTTAGTTTCCCTTGCTGCTTCTATAATATTGGCAAGCGTGCTTTCTGCAACATCAAGCTGTGTTTTAACTCTGTCAATATTTCTGTTATAAGTATCTATATTCTCAATAAGTTTTTTGAACCTTAAAGACCTGACATTATCTACAGTATTATCAGATGGAGAAAGGATCTTTTTACCTGATGCAAGCTGTCTTGTATATTTCTCTATATCCTTCTCTCTTATCCTATCATATTTGATAAATGTATCAAAGAAAGATATATCAGGGATTCTCATCTTCCTCACCTACTCTATTTCAAAATTTGAGTTTATTATCGGTAATTATAATTTATTTTTTAATAACTACTTAACAAGATTTAACACTGTTTGTAATAGTTCATCTGTAACATTTATAATACGGGCAGATGCTTCGTATGCCCTCTGAAGTTTTGTCAAATTAATTAATTCCTCATCTATATTAACACCGGATTTTTCCTTTATTTTCTGGTCTATAGCATCGAGCATAAAGCTACTATCATCGGTAAGAGTTTTAACATGGGAAAGTTCTGTTGAAATAGGAGTAACCATTTCAGAGCTGTAAAACTCATGGAAAGATTTTCCTTTTATCAGATTGTAGTTGTTTACATTATTAAGGGTGTATGTAATTCCTCCAATGGTAATTGATCCATCAGATAAAAGGTCTGACTCCTCCGAGGCGGTTAACACTCCATTTATATCATCCTTTAGCTCTATTATTTTTTTTATATTTGTATTATCAGAATTCGTATAAGCAGGATCAGATGCAGCTGCTATCTGCTTTGGGTCTGTTATATTTAGAATAATATTGCCTGCATTTATATTTGTTTCTGAGCTTTCAGGATCAATTCCGAAGAAATCTATATCAGTATCTCCATTCAGGTCATATCCCTCTCTGTGCTGTTTGTTAACCACAAGAGCGAGTGTTGCTGTAAAATCATTCAGCTGATTTATGGCTTCATTAACTTTTTTAATTCCTTTCATATAACCGCCTATCTTCCCATTTCCAAGAATATCTGAGATATTATTTCCCCTAACTCTAACCACAGGGTTATTATTTTCATCTGTATCATAGGTTACCTTTGCTGCCTGATCAAATACCAGAAGATCAAAACCTTTAGCTGTAAAAAGGTCAACGGTATTATCATCATTTATTCTTGTTTTAACATCAATTAGAGAAGATATCTCTTTTACAAGTCTGTCCCTTTCATCTAAAAACTCATTTAGTCTGACTTCATCGTAGAAATAAAATTTTATATTTTTGTTTACATAAGCAAGCTGATTTAACAGATCATTTAATCTGCCAATACTATCCTTTATGGATAAGGAAGTCTTTTCTTTTATGTTTTGTAATGTTTCAAAGCCATTTCTAATTCTACCAACAAGAGCCTGTGCCTTTGACATTACAGAGTATCTTGCCGCAAGGTCGTCTGGATTAACAGCAACATCATTAAAGGAATTAAAAAAATCATTCAGTTCGCTGGCAAGACCTGAACCATGAATATCGTTGTATATATCCTCAATCTGCTGAAGAACATCCTGATAGTTTTCATATCCGGCTTTTTGATTGTTTGTGGCAATGTATCTGCCAAAAAGGGATTTATCAAAAACTCTTTCTATTTTTTTCAGATGAACACTGCTTGCAGGCAAGTCAGAAAGGTGATTTACCCTTCTTGAATAACCTTCAGAATACATATTGGTCATATTTTTATTTACATTATCCATTGCCCTTTTATGAGTTAGGAGCGATTGTCCTGCAATAGATAGAGAGAAAAACAGAGAAGACATTTCATTACCTCAGTTTTCAGG carries:
- a CDS encoding flagellar hook protein, with the translated sequence MRIPDISFFDTFIKYDRIREKDIEKYTRQLASGKKILSPSDNTVDNVRSLRFKKLIENIDTYNRNIDRVKTQLDVAESTLANIIEAARETKVEIIRLHNVGVLDAEDAEILKDFFKSMRDYILDQANVQVGDSRLFGGVKSQTDPFASDGTYVGELVETTVPVSKGVELNTTFNGKEYLGVNETSNKMLIVEVIDKIIDIIDSGDLSRLYNPADYINVQIDGNSYGNVSVIEAFDIGLNEILQRRSMLGEQIRIADNLKQQNETLRVNFSELVSKLEDADYAGTISELEKARTAYEATIASIMQNKDLSLLKFYK
- a CDS encoding glycosyltransferase; the encoded protein is MKISACIIAKNEEKNLPRLLESLKGKFDEIILVDTGSTDKTIEIAKQHGCKVYHRQWQGFADARNYAVSKASGEWIWHFDADFELEEEEWKKALYYLNNIPENILAVTILIKNIGDNIESAGISSNTFIHRNNPKVKWVGKVHETLNVSESYGIPVFVKHYGFQDSTVLRKKALRNIKLLRQELKELDKNSKQYHIKLFYLVQSYAVLTSYDAKYTKQVIKYATQFINNIVEETKFFDIYVYVYLIEALLKEKRFKEALEKIKEAQQIFPDYLDIIFLEGKVYLELEEYNEAVEAFLKFITLTDQHLKNPFVLSKGHAFVSDKLLNLPYYIENIIPEAVIKSDQYTLEKLINLWKEKKGEYLGILIITTAKKLNQDISKFLNKFINLYNNSSKALSFALVYAEHMGHINTKSKIIKRLQKVDPQNSLLCYFSGKEALEKGKYETALKDLTIYFQKTKNLNIIPDIRKCLINLNLKEELKRFDEEINNLTKKLKTTSDNKTQQKQNRR
- the fliD gene encoding flagellar filament capping protein FliD, with translation MAGEIYLSNLTGGFDYQQILDSMRALKSQQIYLLQSREDQIKQKKSALSDYAKILNDFKSYFNKVTDLFELDKKKVSVSDENVIDVIITDDTKLIPSTIDIQVNQLAKNDVWLTNGGVDDQNEAISDLDSATLSITYQGNTIDVSYDNTMSLKDIVSQINSTAANSDMNISASIFYDGSQYRLLIQGKDTGSDNTVTISDSGNLSSTLGDFYHAQTAQNAQISIYDQTIESSDNSFENVIAGLTINVKSTSSSPVNINIQQDFEPFMDDLQKMIDKYNELVDFIKNNTGENGILSDEISTLQSVRSGIFNRFDPLFELGILSVDKDTGHISIDSTKLKDMLYTDEETVKSKISQLKDNMYDYLIYITGSDSPIKLKQKSYDKQIQNIEESIELQKKRIDEEIKSLKMQFVALQQLMAQMEDIRQRIAATFGNVSLLNSNQ
- the flgK gene encoding flagellar hook-associated protein FlgK, with amino-acid sequence MSSLFFSLSIAGQSLLTHKRAMDNVNKNMTNMYSEGYSRRVNHLSDLPASSVHLKKIERVFDKSLFGRYIATNNQKAGYENYQDVLQQIEDIYNDIHGSGLASELNDFFNSFNDVAVNPDDLAARYSVMSKAQALVGRIRNGFETLQNIKEKTSLSIKDSIGRLNDLLNQLAYVNKNIKFYFYDEVRLNEFLDERDRLVKEISSLIDVKTRINDDNTVDLFTAKGFDLLVFDQAAKVTYDTDENNNPVVRVRGNNISDILGNGKIGGYMKGIKKVNEAINQLNDFTATLALVVNKQHREGYDLNGDTDIDFFGIDPESSETNINAGNIILNITDPKQIAAASDPAYTNSDNTNIKKIIELKDDINGVLTASEESDLLSDGSITIGGITYTLNNVNNYNLIKGKSFHEFYSSEMVTPISTELSHVKTLTDDSSFMLDAIDQKIKEKSGVNIDEELINLTKLQRAYEASARIINVTDELLQTVLNLVK
- a CDS encoding flagellar protein FlaG translates to MDIKNVNNVMDKSLVEGQTLDRTRTKEINNSPAEQIAKQQQEELKNSLQKLDKKQLEDLFKDIKEKFDYMNKYLKIEIDKDLHEPVIKIMDKQTNKVIRQIPPEYVLELAKRIDELVGLLIKKEV
- a CDS encoding flagellin — protein: MALRINYNFQADFTHANLLRTEYNMNKSLERLATGYRINRAADDAAGLYIADQLKTYVVSLEQGTRNAADGVSIAQIAQGSLAEVYNILNDIKAKTIQAANDSNDDTARQQIQQDINSLVDTISKIFKDTEFNGVNLFSSGTVVSFTIHYGGRTNQELKITGDKAGATAGTSATRASSVVIGDTTYTIDVTSQTKANASVSTVDALIKAVDNLAAKFGSYQIELEKIINNNNTQRVNVSEAESRIRNVDFAKEMSEFTRNQILMQSGTAMLAQANQLPQLVLQLLR
- the fliS gene encoding flagellar export chaperone FliS yields the protein MTNPYDVYLKTDISTASPVKQVIMLYDKAIACLKAAIEDIKNNDIKSKVNNINRATEIILALNSSLDMEKGGEIAKNLRELYEFSYGKILEAHARNDIQLLQDIVEILEKLREGWEGIS